One segment of Brassica napus cultivar Da-Ae chromosome C3, Da-Ae, whole genome shotgun sequence DNA contains the following:
- the LOC106356761 gene encoding UDP-arabinopyranose mutase 3: MAQLYSSMKPTPMLKDELDIVIPTIRNLDFLEMWRPFFEKYHLIIVQDGDPSRTINIPKGFDYELYNRNDINRILGPKSSCISFKDSACRCFGYMVSKKKYIYTIDDDCFVAKDPSGKEINALEQHIKNLLTPSTPDFFNTLYDPYGDGADFVRGYPFSMREGAITAVSHGLWLNIPDYDAPTQLVKPLERNSRYVDAVMTIPKGTLFPMCGMNLAFDRELIGPAMYFGLMGDGQPIGRYDDMWAGWCVKVICDHMGWGVKTGLPYIWHSKASNPFVNLRKEYNGIFWQEEAIPFFQSVTLPKECTSVQQCYMELAKLVKEKLGKVDPYFTKLADGMNTWIEAWDELNSPDGAEAKAPKGKDE; encoded by the exons ATGGCGCAACTGTATTCTTCAATGAAACCCACGCCAATGCTGAAAGATGAGCTAGACATCGTGATACCAACCATCCGAAACCTAGATTTCCTCGAGATGTGGCGACCCTTCTTTGAAAAATACCATCTGATCATCGTCCAGGATGGTGATCCTTCAAGAACCATCAACATTCCTAAAGGATTCGACTACGAGCTCTACAACAGGAACGACATCAATCGTATCTTGGGTCCCAAGTCTTCTTGCATTTCATTCAAAGACTCCGCTTGTCGTTGCTTTGGTTACATGGTCTCCAAGAAGAAGTACATCTACACCATTGATGATGATTGCTTT GTTGCAAAGGATCCATCTGGAAAAGAGATCAATGCGCTTGAGCAGCATATCAAGAACCTCTTGACTCCATCAACACCGGATTTCTTTAACACACTCTATGATCCTTATGGTGATGGAGCAGACTTTGTTCGTGGATACCCTTTTAGTATGCGTGAAGGTGCTATAACCGCTGTCTCTCATGGTCTTTGGCTCAACATCCCTGACTATGATGCTCCTACTCAGCTTGTGAAGCCTCTTGAAAGAAACTCCAG GTATGTTGATGCGGTCATGACCATTCCCAAAGGAACTCTCTTCCCTATGTGTGGTATGAACCTCGCTTTTGATAGGGAGCTGATTGGTCCGGCTATGTATTTTGGACTTATGGGTGATGGGCAGCCAATAGGCCGCTACGACGATATGTGGGCTGGTTGGTGTGTCAAG GTGATATGTGACCACATGGGATGGGGAGTGAAGACGGGTTTGCCTTACATATGGCACAGCAAAGCCAGCAACCCGTTTGTGAACCTGAGAAAGGAATACAATGGAATCTTCTGGCAAGAAGAGGCGATACCTTTCTTTCAATCTGTGACTCTTCCTAAAGAATGCACTTCGGTGCAGCAATGCTACATGGAGCTGGCTAAGCTGGTGAAAGAGAAATTGGGGAAGGTGGATCCTTACTTCACCAAGCTTGCGGATGGAATGAACACTTGGATTGAGGCTTGGGATGAGCTTAACTCTCCAGATGGAGCTGAGGCCAAGGCACCAAAGGGCAAAGATGAGTAA
- the LOC106355580 gene encoding kinetochore protein SPC24 homolog, whose protein sequence is FDIQNLISFGDDLINLLNSKNGFDVVSQSFDHSEALHFACDEDLNRIQESIKDCKKKLEAYKKKADEAYSDVSARDDEIERLQRELDEDMELERKINAERRVVADELKDLKAQWASIDEKRQSLKRKERDDLRAEKKLSMYACVTKVIPEADVNDPFKISGYMVDREKRVEKFQLETNKMTAHESCNSMWSIINKQ, encoded by the exons TTTGATATTCAAAATCTAATCTCCTTCGGAGACGATTTGATCAACTTACTGAACTCCAAGAACGGGTTCGACGTCGTATCGCAAAGCTTCGACCACTCAGAAGCTCTCCACTTCGCTTGCGACGAGGATCTCAATCGGATTCAGGAATCTATCAAAG ATTGTAAGAAGAAGCTAGAAGCTTATAAGAAGAAAGCAGATGAAGCTTATTCAGATGTTTCAGCTCGAGATGACGAGATTGAGCGTCTTCAGAGAGAGCTTGATGAAGATATGGAGCTAGAACGCAAGATAAATGCCGAGCGTAG AGTCGTCGCTGATGAACTCAAAGACCTGAAGGCCCAATGGGCTTCCATTGATGAAAAGAGGCAGTCTTTAAAGAGAAAAGAGCGTGACGACTTAAGAGCTGA GAAGAAGCTTTCTATGTATGCGTGTGTCACAAAGGTTATACCAGAAGCAGACGTTAATGATCCATTCAAGATCTCAGGCT ATATGGTAGATCGCGAGAAAAGAGTTGAGAAGTTCCAATTAGAGACAAATAAAATGACGGCCCATGAGTCATGTAACAGTATGTGGAGCATCATTAACAAGCAATAG
- the BNAC03G36320D gene encoding uncharacterized protein At5g01610: MDQILNKVGSYWLGQKANKQLGSVGDDINSLSNSIQGGTKWLVNKIKGKMQKPLPELLTEFGLPIGIFPRDATNYEFNEQTKKLTVFIPTICEVGYKDSSVLRFTTTVTGFLEKGKLADVEGIKTKVMIWVKVTSISADSSKIHFNAGVKKSRSRDAYEVLRDGVEIDKF, from the exons atggatCAGATCTTGAACAAGGTGGGATCTTACTGGTTAGGTCAGAAGGCGAACAAGCAGCTCGGTTCCGTTGGTGACGATATCAAC TCTCTGTCTAACAGCATCCAAGGAGGAACAAAATGGTTGGTGAACAAAATCAAAG GGAAAATGCAGAAGCCATTACCCGAGTTACTCACAGAGTTTGGTTTGCCTATTGGGATCTTTCCACGCGATGCAACCAACTACGAGTTCAATGAACAGACAAAGAAACTCACCGTCTTCATTCCAACAATCTGCGAAGTCGGCTACAAAGATTCATCAGTCTTGAGGTTCACCACAACGGTTACAGGGTTTCTCGAGAAAGGAAAGCTAGCTGATGTTGAAGGGATCAAAACTAAAGTAATGATATGGGTTAAAGTCACAAGCATCTCAGCAGACTCGTCGAAGATCCATTTCAACGCGGGGGTGAAGAAAAGCAGAAGCCGTGATGCTTATGAGGTTTTGAGAGATGGCGTTGAGATTGACAAGTTCTAG